One Anas platyrhynchos isolate ZD024472 breed Pekin duck chromosome 35, IASCAAS_PekinDuck_T2T, whole genome shotgun sequence genomic region harbors:
- the LOC140000956 gene encoding cysteine protease ATG4A-like, with product MCWCPPQSSSASHSSAHLHGSALGRSKNAGGLCTGWKPLLLIIPLRLGINHINPVYIDAFKECFKMPQSLGALGGKPNNAYYSIGFLGNELIYLDPHTTQSFVDSEENGTVDDESFHCQEAPHRMKIMNLDPSVALGFFCKEECDFDNRCSLVQKVRVGT from the exons atgtgctggtgccctcctcagagcagcagcgcgtcccacagcagtgcacatttgcacggaagtgctcttggccgaagcaagaacgcaggaggactctgcacaggctggaaacccctcttgcttattatacctctacgactagggataaatcacataaatcccgtatatattgatgcatttaaa gaatgctttaagatgccacagtctttgggagcattaggagggaaaccaaataatgcctattattccataggatttttag gcaatgagctgatctatctggaccctcacaccactcaaagctttgtagattcagaagaaaatggcacggttgacgatgagagtttccactgccaggaagccccacatagaatgaagatcatgaatttggacccttcagtagcttta ggcttcttttgcaaagaagaatgtgattttgataaccggtgtagtcttgtacaaaaggtaagagtgggaacttag
- the LOC140000959 gene encoding uncharacterized protein — MARMGTAAEAEKLVLGWASLGPGKWWCGSVLGMASAAWEGKPAGDGQVLRWAACLAPKPAVLPKMSARGWSAVGTEPPLPAFPKQPPHSPATMAGPAAGSRSSRGCGPAGEPSAPELSPAPFFPQRVSPDGFCGLRRRKTPPSSSQPCRQRWLPGCFPPSPERWRCPCSPPRYPPSPPHCPRPPSGTWCRGSRGRCCSSPPGCSCHLGGTSQPRGTTCSLGSSPPAAPCCGAAPPQRSCGCPQCLPAPADVDGDAGAPGWCSPLLGAQGRAPWGAPAPRRHLPAAGPCLPRPPTTPHDRASAAGAGAPRAPHPQQQPGAAAGALLACRGAQRGPGAPAARPHSPRACPGSSDCQHPDGDARRGDTCRGT; from the exons atggcaaggatgggcactgccgctgaggccgagaagctggtcctgggctgggcaagccttgggccgggcaagtggtggtgtggaagcgtcctgggcatggcaagtgctgcgtgggagggaaagcctgctggggatggccaagtcttgcgctgggcagcctgcttggctccaaagcctgcagtcctccccaagatgtcggcgaggggctggtcagccgttgggacggaacccccgttgcccgcgttccccaagcaaccgccccactctccagccaccatggcaggtccagcagccggctcccgctcctcccggggctgcggccctgctggcgagcccagcgccccagagctcagcccagcgccctttttcccacagagggtttccccagacggcttcTGCGGGTTgcgcagacgcaaaactcccccttcgtcgtcccagccgtgccgccaacggtggctgcctggctgcttccctccctccccggagcgatggcgctgcccttgcagcccccccaggtacccaccctcccctccgcactgccccaggccaccgtctggcacgtggtgccgggggtccaggggcaggtgctgcagctccccgccagggtgcagctgccacctggggggcacctcccagcccaggggcaccacctgcagcttaggcagctccccgccggcagctccctgctgtggggcagctcccccacagcgctcctgtgggtgcccccagtgtctcccagcccctgctgatgtggacggggacgctggtgccccaggatggtgctcccctctgcttggggcccagggccgtgctccatggggagctcctgcaccccgcaggcacctgcctgctgcaggcccctgcctaCCCCGGCCCCCCACCACTCCTCATGACAgggcctccgctgcgggggcaggcgctccccgcgccccgcaccctcagcagcagccgggggcagctgccggagccctgcttgcatgccgtggggctcagcgaggaccaggggcccccgctgcccggccccactccccccgagcctgcccaggctccagcgactgccagcacccagacggcgacgcccgacg cggcgacacttgcagaggtacctga